One Fuerstiella marisgermanici DNA window includes the following coding sequences:
- a CDS encoding hydroxyacid-oxoacid transhydrogenase: MQTDKVFQMSASNIRFGEGCTSEIGMDLRALDVRRTMVLLDPGLKSLPIAEVVRDSLKQQQIDFEIFDEISVEPTDASFQHAAAVAAAGGFDSFVAVGGGSTIDTAKAANLYATWPAEFRRYVNAPIGDGQPVPGPLKPLIAVPTTAGTGSETTGVAVFDFTAQKAKTGIASRYLKPTLGIIDSNNTRSLPPAVAASSGLDVLSHALESYTALPFDQRPKPASPSLRPAYQGANPISDLWCLHALELMGEYLPRAFADPSDDEARSNMLLASAIAGIGFGNAGVHLPHAMSYPVAGMVKGFRPKGFDVDHDMVPHGMSVILSTPAVVRFTAASCPQRHLRAAAALGADVSNANPSDAGNVLADRVIHFMKRMDMPNGLAAVGYTATQIPDLVAGTLPQQRLTKLSPSPVHESVLTSLFQESLKLW, from the coding sequence ATGCAGACTGACAAAGTCTTTCAAATGTCCGCGTCGAATATTCGATTCGGAGAGGGCTGTACTTCCGAAATTGGCATGGATCTTCGGGCGCTGGATGTGCGCCGCACCATGGTGTTACTGGATCCCGGTTTGAAGTCACTTCCAATCGCAGAAGTGGTGCGAGATTCGTTGAAGCAACAGCAGATCGACTTCGAGATCTTTGATGAGATTTCCGTCGAACCAACGGACGCGAGTTTTCAGCACGCGGCGGCCGTCGCTGCAGCCGGAGGCTTTGATAGCTTTGTGGCCGTCGGCGGCGGCAGCACGATCGATACAGCAAAGGCAGCCAATCTGTATGCGACTTGGCCCGCCGAATTTCGACGTTATGTGAACGCTCCGATCGGTGACGGACAGCCGGTGCCCGGTCCGCTGAAACCGCTGATTGCTGTCCCGACGACCGCTGGTACCGGCAGCGAAACCACGGGCGTTGCCGTCTTTGACTTTACCGCACAGAAGGCCAAAACCGGCATCGCTTCTCGATATTTGAAACCCACGCTGGGAATTATCGACTCCAACAACACTCGTTCGCTGCCTCCGGCCGTCGCGGCGTCCAGCGGGTTGGACGTGCTAAGTCATGCATTGGAATCCTACACCGCCCTGCCCTTCGACCAGCGTCCGAAACCGGCAAGTCCCTCGCTGCGGCCCGCATATCAGGGAGCGAACCCGATCAGCGATTTATGGTGTTTGCATGCGCTGGAATTGATGGGCGAATACCTTCCCCGCGCCTTCGCCGATCCGTCCGATGACGAAGCTCGCAGCAACATGCTGCTGGCGTCGGCGATTGCAGGCATCGGGTTCGGGAACGCGGGAGTCCACCTGCCTCACGCAATGTCCTATCCAGTCGCAGGAATGGTGAAGGGGTTTCGCCCGAAGGGATTCGACGTGGACCACGATATGGTCCCTCACGGCATGTCCGTCATCCTCAGCACACCAGCGGTCGTCCGCTTCACCGCGGCGTCCTGCCCCCAACGCCATCTACGAGCGGCAGCGGCGTTAGGAGCCGACGTTTCGAATGCCAACCCGTCTGACGCCGGAAACGTACTGGCCGACCGAGTGATTCACTTTATGAAGCGAATGGACATGCCCAACGGTTTGGCAGCGGTTGGCTACACGGCTACGCAGATTCCGGACCTCGTCGCCGGCACACTCCCTCAGCAGCGCCTGACCAAACTGTCGCCGTCCCCTGTCCACGAATCAGTGCTGACGTCACTGTTTCAGGAATCACTGAAGTTGTGGTGA
- a CDS encoding DUF4166 domain-containing protein — MPSIYQQVLGSDFERLHPKIQERFSFGSEDRIASIGSGIMDEIWGGRFYTIPFLYIGTWRRIMFPESGTNIPFTIENYAYLDSFGRETVSWVRTFESRKRRRFDAYMIYSESRGRIVDYLGSHQHLAVDLDVSVDDRGGIRIRSGAQRFYEGWLAFSFPLFFSGVAEVCEWYDDEAKKFRIQVEVTNRTWGRLFGYRGSFDVAFKQMNELDVPDHIRPLREERRE; from the coding sequence ATGCCATCAATCTACCAACAAGTTCTTGGCTCAGATTTTGAACGCCTTCACCCGAAGATCCAGGAACGCTTTAGCTTCGGCAGCGAAGATAGGATCGCGTCAATTGGTTCAGGAATCATGGACGAAATCTGGGGAGGCCGATTTTATACCATTCCGTTCCTCTACATTGGAACATGGCGACGCATCATGTTTCCCGAGTCAGGAACAAACATTCCCTTCACCATCGAGAACTACGCCTACCTGGACAGCTTTGGTCGCGAAACGGTATCCTGGGTTCGGACGTTCGAGAGCAGAAAACGACGCCGATTTGATGCCTACATGATCTATAGCGAAAGCCGCGGGCGCATAGTCGATTACCTCGGTTCACACCAGCACCTTGCCGTTGATCTGGACGTTTCCGTTGATGATCGCGGTGGCATACGCATCCGGTCAGGTGCGCAGCGGTTTTATGAAGGCTGGCTTGCCTTTTCTTTTCCCCTGTTCTTCTCCGGGGTCGCTGAAGTATGCGAGTGGTATGACGATGAAGCCAAAAAGTTTCGGATACAGGTTGAAGTGACTAATCGGACATGGGGCCGCCTGTTTGGCTATCGCGGATCATTCGATGTTGCGTTTAAACAAATGAACGAGCTGGACGTCCCCGATCACATCAGACCACTGCGCGAAGAGCGTCGAGAGTGA
- a CDS encoding DoxX-like family protein — protein MAFGLCVDGEGETVGSRDDAGRRTSSLRFWSNDIKSLIREGAGYWQYIPVDDGVRFITGYDYQTRFGWVGRIFDRFVFRPLMGWATAWSFDRLRLWIEKDIDPAVTMQRTVVHFICRITLAAVWIYQGLIPKLIARHPDELEMLADAGIADGVAPTMLAIIGCVEIVWGGAVLFFCKRRWPLMITVLLMILATIAVALSSPDFLSAAFNPVTLNLLVAVVSLIGLAVMKDLPSAGRCLRAKPEVG, from the coding sequence ATGGCATTCGGTCTTTGTGTCGACGGTGAGGGCGAAACCGTTGGTAGCCGCGACGACGCTGGACGACGCACGTCGTCACTTCGGTTTTGGTCGAACGACATCAAATCGTTGATACGGGAAGGCGCGGGATACTGGCAGTACATTCCTGTTGACGATGGCGTTCGCTTCATCACTGGATACGATTATCAGACGCGATTCGGCTGGGTGGGGCGTATCTTCGATCGGTTCGTATTTCGCCCACTAATGGGCTGGGCGACCGCCTGGAGCTTTGACCGCTTGCGGTTGTGGATCGAGAAGGACATTGACCCGGCAGTGACGATGCAGCGAACGGTTGTTCACTTCATCTGTCGAATTACTTTGGCAGCCGTCTGGATCTACCAAGGGCTCATTCCCAAGTTGATCGCAAGACATCCGGACGAATTGGAGATGCTGGCGGACGCTGGGATTGCCGACGGTGTTGCACCAACAATGCTTGCCATCATTGGTTGCGTTGAAATCGTATGGGGAGGGGCAGTGCTGTTTTTCTGCAAACGTCGCTGGCCGCTCATGATTACCGTGCTATTGATGATCCTGGCCACGATTGCCGTTGCACTAAGTTCACCGGATTTTCTGTCGGCAGCATTCAATCCAGTTACGCTAAACCTGCTCGTGGCGGTGGTCTCGTTGATCGGATTAGCCGTGATGAAGGACCTGCCGTCCGCTGGTCGATGTTTGAGAGCAAAACCGGAGGTTGGCTGA